The genome window AATGTACTGatttcaatattaatataagacGGGAGTCGGAGGCtcatcaaaggtacaagctagacttttatttagcattaaCACACATGTAAACACTTCAAGCCCGGGAAGCAAGACTGGGGTAAACGGGAAGTCCGGCTAACTCAAATGTCCGTtcggaacaataccccaacccataggtccatgggtgaataatgtcaatcaccacacaagcccccccccagaattcacccATCGTCAAACCTTCGCGCCTGGGAGGAAGTACCACCCGGCACGTACGGACCACAGTGGCCGAGGAGGGCGGGGCCACAGGCGAGGGCAAGGGCGCCAACGAGGGCGAGGGCATCCCCACAGGGGGCGGGACATGGGAGTAGGCCCCGACGTGGGGGCAGAGCCAACTTCAACCAGTGTTAATTTTGGCAGCTGTTTTTGATTTAGTCTTTAGACCAAAATGGttagttttagttttagtcacatttgagtcatttctatccttcatagttttagtctagttttagtcgacgaaaactcaaaacgttttagtctagttttggTCGATGAAAAATTGCATTTTAGTCAACTTATAGGcaaaatgttttctctctctAAACCAATTCAGTTAGGCAAATACAGGTTTCTGAAATCGGAATCAATGGGACAGCATCAAGTATTGACATTCGTAAAGCAACATTTCACTCTCTTAACACTTTACTTGTGTAAtatctagggatgggtatcgttaaggttttttacagtactactagtcttatcgataccgcttatcgatccggtactTTAACGGTAttcttgtatttactttttgttATTTGTTAAAGGGAAAAACTAACAAATTGTTAAGCGAATTAATtgctttatttaaatgtgaaacaaatgaaatatatataatgttattatattgtactgtacttgagtaaaatgttgaggtacttgtactttactggagtatttcaatgttttgctactgtgtacttctactccactacatttcagagctacatggtgtacttttactccactacatgtatttaataccgttagttactttacagatctggatgaatgatgtgaaatataatcaagtgttaaatcagactttagttccacctggagtaaatccacaagctaccttgcagtatacaaagtcattcaaactagctgcacctttaccagccttgagaacactttcatgatcaatcattataaaacatatcatatatattattctgaaatggagaaAACGAGTTAAGGATGTTGAAAATTGTGCATTTCTCCGACTGAATATGATGCCTTTTGGCCGGCTGTTTGGACAGACTACTCTACTCGTGTCAATGCGCTAACGAGAAAACACTAATGGCAAACGAGCTTTGTCCACATCGAGCCTTGTAGAATGTCTCTATACTTTTGAACGCTCCGTCCCCGGCAGATCTCCGTGTGccgctgcagcgtgtctgttaGGCCCTGCcccccacacacagagagacacagggagatcgctcttctggagtgaagagagcagaaataatgatattgcaagttagaaacgtaagttgcattttgacagacaacaCCGACAATtggggggaaatatgctgcattttgaatgtccgatagtccaccattaacaccttagtcccatctcgtctcgtcaacgaaaactaaatatacatttcgtcaAAGTTTTCATTATCAAGAAACTATTTTTAGCTCGCCATCGTCTCGTCTTAGTCATGTAAAATAGGTTGTTGACGAACATTTTTCGTCATAGTGTCGTATGACCCTGAAtgggccgtcgtaaggggggCGCGGTGGGCGTCGTGGCGAATAAAAACGAAATCCGCCGACCGTAATCCGGGGGACACCCGGAAAGCTGGGTTGCTGTGCTGCGACGTGTGGACGGGCTTGAATGTCCCGGCGGTCTCCAGCAGGGAGGAGCGCTGCCCGGCTGCAGACCAGGGCACAGTGGCGGCGGGGATGAATTCCCCGGGGACCCGCAGCGTCTGGCCATTGACGAGCTCTGCCAACGAGGACTGCAGGTGTTCTTTGGGGGCACACCTGAGGCCGAGCATAATCCACGGGAGCTTATCCACCCAGTTGCCGTCTGTCGTGCCGGCACGCAGTGACGCCTTCATGGATCGGTGAAACCGCTCACACAATCCATTAGCCTGGGGGTGATATGCGGTGGTGCGGTGCAGCTTGACCCCCAAACCCACAGCAACCGCGTTCCACAGCTCCGAGGTGAACTGAGAACCGCGGTCAGAGGAGAGGTCAGACGGAGTCCCGAAGTGCCCCACCCACGTGCCGATGAAAGCGCGGGTGACGTCGGAAGCCAACGTCCTGTCCACCATCGTAAACAGGTAGGTGAAACCATGAGAGGGGGGAAACGGACCTACGATGTCGACATTGACATGGTCAAACCTCCCCTCGGGAACcacaaaaagtccaaaaggtgcCCTAGTATGGTGGTGGACCTTAGCACGTTGACAGGCCACGCATGAGTTGACCCAGGACCTCACGTCCTTCTTAAGCCCCTGCCACACGAACTTCAGCGACACCAACTTCACGGTCGGAAAAATTGTGACTGGCGGTCGAGGCTGGCCCGCGGAGATGTCACACCACAGCTTCGCGCCCGAGTCACCGACCGTGACCTCCTCCAAGCGTAATCCTGTGACCAAGACCTTGAGGGTCTGGACCCCGTTGTCAGCGGCCTGGTCAGCACCCATGCGGAGGTAATCAAGGCCCAGCTGCACAGCTCTGATGACCGCTCTGGAGAGGCAGTCTGCGACCACGTTAGCCTTGCCAGCGATGTGTCGTTATTTCCGTGGTGTACTCGGAGATGTACGAAAGCTGACGTTGCTGTCGGGCAGACCACGGCTCGGCCGCTTTGGACATGCAGAAAGTCAGTGGCTTGTGATCCACGAACGTCGCAAACTTCCGGCCTTCCAGCAGGAAACGGAAATGGCGAACCGCCAAATGGAGACCAAGGAATTCCCTGTCGAAAGCTCTGTACTTGGGTTAGTAGGGTTGTaatgtatacatacatacatacagaatatatattctgagagttatatacatacggagccctggagggttcatagagagaaaactatagcactacatcgagattaagattaaacacatttctttcacttgggaatacacatataactatggagaaccagatgtgtgtaaattactgttcgtaTTAGTATATATTAACACTACTGTAAGCAAGAGTTATTTGTAGTGATTCCTTGACAAAGTATTGTGTGGCCCACAAACCCCCAGTGATTTTCCTATTTGGCCCACTTGCTAATGAAGTTGAATAGCCCTGCCCTAAaggttcatagagagaaaaaaaagtttctcgttcgcacgagaaacttaccggtgcgccaagtaggaagtggagcacagacgagacaaccgtttcattgcagactgttatgtttatgtggagaaatggcagtgcatacattatttgagatatatttgaaactcggacttcatttaggGACATTTTGGCCAGGGGTTTAGaactatttgtttaagcaccggattcgcTAATACCTTTCGACATCTGAAACATATACAAGTATGGCATTCATagggggaaatgtgtgtgtgtgtgtgtgtgtgtgtgtgtgttcattacaGTAGCTATATATGCCTGTGTAAAACTGCTACTCGTTGGGGCATTTCCGCGATTGGTTGCTGTTGAAGCAAGGTGATATACTccaatattattatttgttgttgtgCAACTAAATATTGATTAATCTCAACCATatctgtgtttatgttttattgATCTTTCTCTCTGTGTTAACATTTAAAGTTGGTGAGCCATTAATTTTCACTAACATCCTCGTgaagctgactgagagaagccCAGAGGgtgcaaagctgtcatcaaggcaaaaggggGCTGCTTTGAAGAATCTAGAATACAAATcacacttttttgttaactagataattccatatgtgttctttcatagttttgatgtcttcagtattaatctacaaagtagaaacacattaaaataaacaaaatcaattgaatgagaaggtgtccaaacttttgactggtactgtacataaaaaacacacatattttaatatttagcaGGTTCCCTCATCTATAATCATGTATACAAGCTCAACTTTAAACATGTACAGCAGTAAAATGCAACATTCCAAACAATCAAGAAACATCATAAATGAAACACTGACAAGGAACATTTGACTGCACCATCATTACTGTGACATAAGAGGGTGCCgtaaaatgttctgataatacttgcatacttttacttaaataaggttTGAATTAGGGCGGTGCAATTAACCGTATTTTAATCtctattacgattttggcttgcaacaatTATGAAAACAACGTCATCGAAAATAAAACTATTCTTTTGCTGCATTCCCTTTCGCAATGATGCTCTCAATGTGTCTTGCGTTATAcatcctgccccccctcccctccctaaaagccctcaACCAGGTTTTGTTGTGACTTTCAGTCTGTTTAATAAATCCATATAAACACGTCACAACGGAAGCTTTAGTTGCCGTGTCTTTATCCTCCGGTCTCTAGCGTACGGTCAACTTTTACTAACTATCAATATTTACCAGAAATAactgtgattatgatttttgccataatcgagcagccctagtttgaatgcaggattttaatttgtaacaCAGTATTTTAATTCTATAATGTAGGCGTAgggcagggctattcaattggcGGGCCAAATCTGGCTCGGGGGGATATTTGCTGGCCCTTTGAGtataatgttaaaaagtaaGAGAGTAAGAGGGCCTTTATTCCAGAGAGGGTGTTACCTTGAGAGATAGAGGGGAAGACATTGCCTTAAAACTTGGGCGGGCTCGGGTTTCAAACTCACCtaatagctactgtagtgacaactcctGTCATTTATTCTATCTCTGCGTGAAAGATTAGATCATGTCatctaaattaaattaaatgatgtTGATTGTTAAATTAGCTTTACATGTAGGTCTACTGAGTTCTGAACTTAGCATTTAGATCAATAAAGGCCTTGGGGCTATGTTGTTTGATTGAATTAAACACAATATATGCACTCCACTATGCTGTTGTACTGTATCTGAAGCTCTTAATATGATTGCTCATATTTCAAGCCATCTTTTTCCCGGCCCCTTGCtttggatcattttcatcaaccggcccccattccaaactaattgaatagccctggcgTAGGGTATATGTgaacaatcccaaatacaattCATTGTTTACATTGTGGCTAGTGCTAAACCAGAAGAAAACACCCTTTTTCATTTTGAACTGTAAGTGGAAAGGGGCTGGGCTACATGAGGTGAATTGAGCAAACATAATTCGACTATTTTCCGACTGTGTTGTTGTGGCAATTCAGCACTCACAACAGGAAAGAATTAAAAACAGAGAGGAATCAATAAAACATAGATATAGTTGATTAATTATTATTTCATTGTACAACAATCGATAATAATGAGGAAACTTTACCTTGCACACAAGCAGTCAATAGTGGTAATGCTCCAATGAGTACAAGTCTTTCACATCATATATTGCAGCTGTAATAAACGCACACACAATTTCCCTTACATTAGCCAACACACCCACATATGTTCCAGATGTCGGTCATTATCTTGTGACCTCTTCAGGATATGAACCACCTAACTAACAGGACTTAACTGTAGGAGGGCCTCTTTGCACTTCCGCTCACCCCTAATAATTGCGGAAGAGACTATGGACCTCTCTTCTCTGGAAACACACCTAATTATATTGACTAGGTCCAAGACTGATATAACAGTGtacttcctgtttcctgcagatgtccagcagctggtggtggttaaagaagagcctctccctgaccagcaggagtggagctccagtctggaccaggagaACCCAGAGTCCTccccacacattaagcaggaacaggaggaactcaggatcAGTCAAGAGGGAGAGCtgcttcaggagctggaggaggctgatatcaccaagtccactttcactcctgaccctgtgaagagtgaagatgataaagagaaacctcagtcctcacagcctcatcaaagacaaactgatcacatggaaacagaagctgatggagatgactgtcgaggaccagaaccagccagggactcagatccagagagcagtttacaaccaaagactgaggacgacactggagactcttctaaAGACACTgatgactcttctgaacctgacgctgaacacagtgctgattggaaggagaccagagaacctgcctcaggctcaaactcactgaaaaatagacaaGAATCTTTCAGTGATCCCCGACGTAGTGCTGAAaataaaccattcagctgctcagtctgtaagaaagcttttagacatAGAAGAGATCTAAAtccacacatgagaatccacacaggagagaaagcattcaaatgctcagtctgtgagaaagctttttcacggaaGGAAAatttaaagagacacatgagagtccacacaggagagaaaccattcaaatgctcagtctgtaagaaagctttttccttGATTATgaatttaaagacacacatgatattccacacaggagagaaaccattcaaatgctcAGTCTGTGAGAAAGCTTTTTTACGGCGTGGaagtttaaagacacacatgatagtccacacaggagagaaagcattcaaatgctcagtctgtgagaaagctttttcacggaaggaacatttaaagacacacatgagagtccacacaggagagaaaacacacatctgctcagtctgtaagaaagctttttcacacagtggaagtttaaaggaacacatgagagtccacacaggagagaaaccattcaaatgctcAGTCTGTAAAAAAGCTTTTGCCATGAATATgaatttaaagacacacatgacagtccacacaggagagaaaccacacatatgctcagtctgtaagaaagcttttgcacagagtggaagtttaaaggcacacatgagagtccacacaggagaggaaatatacagctgcaatgtttgtgacaaaagatcTAAATGGCGTAATCATTTCAAAAGGcacaagtgtgttggtcgtcagtcctcacagcttaatgaaattcaaactgaggataatggagaggcagagcctccaatcagcagctcagctgaacacatggaaacagaagctgatggagaggacaaTGAATAAGTCTTATGACAGTTCACACGTGAGATAAATCTGTCTGACTGGATTAACATTGTTGTACAACATCCATATAAGACTTAAATGAACTCCATCTTTATCAACATAAGTGGACAATATGTTTAATATGTCATTCTGATGTATACGTTAACCACTGACTGTTGATGAACCATTTTATTTGGATTGAAGGCTCCAAGTTTCCATATAGGATGATTTGATGTATTGTTctttatttctaaatgttttgtatCATTGCTATCCTGTTAATGAGCCCTGTTTTACATAAATGTACCTGTTATCGGtacatttattattttgtatcctgatgacctaatgccgttacatgtaatacgttactccctaagcctgttttcacccatctgcaaccgattcgctaataatcacaaatgttcatttctttgaccccttgactcgactatttcttgtttaataattgttacatctcctcaggaccaagttcccgtttcctgcctttcacctgctgatcacccactgctcatttaaggtggactgacctTTACAATGGATCAGCTAGTCTTAGTGTCTTAATGCAAACGTTTTTGTAAAGTGACGCTAGACCAAAAACGTGCTGTTGGGctgtgtgctctctgcaggacggtgtCTGTACTCAAAGATTGTTTATGATATGAGAGCTTCACTCTGTTTTTGTTGTCCAAATTACACCAACAGAGCGATGCGTCTTCTTTCCAGCAGTTGTCATAAATGTTACATCATCCAGTTCAACTGTCATCCACATATTAATGATTAAAAACAGCAATGTGTAAAACATGGCTAGTAATTGACTCACAATCTCAACAGAAAGTTTTGAACAGGAGTTCAAAACTTTGAATCTCAATCAGatccgatcagattttgaaatcccattttttgtgatccaggatcagacaaGTCGGACACATTTTGTCTCTGGaattcaaagcaattcaggataGGATCAGCCTGATCCAGATTACGATTTTTCAAGATGACTCgatcctgaatatcagtgctttaatcctaccgatcgccatctagtggacatgaaaaagaatacaaggaagacaagagaccacattgcagagacatctataatgtttaattatatttttaaatacataaaggacatcaaataataataatgaagctgctgggagtcccagcagcttctactgaagccttccgagtaaattgccagaacgccgacacctcttcatttccaccgctcccatgttttattttgtgttgccataagttagtctctctacgtttctgcgctgggctaatgctaataatgctaatgcgaggataataaaatggcggcttcacaaaacattttgggagttttacggggcgtggtttgcaatccgcccagccaatcagagatatagctcttttctcacaaaagagccgctcgaaagtccctgctctctagcagggactttcgagggggtaaaaaggttcgcatgaactaattttagtaccggctctttttggtgtgtacgcgatcatgaactaagttcgcattaacctttgtgggaaaagtaccggggtgtgaatgcgcctaattgacatataaagagtagacgccgcatcgaccatgggagcctgcctgcagacctccactctcaggacagttccggtgcagacctccactctcaggacacctccactgtcagtacaggaagtgacgattctgacgcatTTTTTTCCCgtccaccgaaggactcgtttgatggaagttttcaaatcacaatggagactcatcacggaggtgatgagtccgaccaccgtgcactttgggtcggcattggtcaagcccttttgacccccccagcctggttctcgtaaaagtttttcgctcaaatgacaccatggaggaatgtaacgggagttgaccggggactctgccctcctcatgagtgcctattttcggattTTTTTTCccacttttccccggttttattatttttttggctatttcacccggtttctaccggggacattgcccggtctcgggtgtcccccccACGGCCtctgtccagcccccccccacactcatccatatattatcGGATTTGGACAATTTTTGTGTTGCatttgtctcctctcactgatcgaatggccaacgcgacccactgtcggagggcctccgcgccggccgatatgaagcgtgaccaagacgcaccgtccaggggtcccacgggtcccacgggtcccgcagcggggtggaggttcccagctggaacctccccagctccgccgcggtgcacccggcaaacacggttgtttctcgaaccttccactgttgtctagcgggtgtaactaaaatacaagatgtcgtatttatatatataaataaataaataaatatatctatatagatatatatatagataataagtgtcagtgctattttatgttgtattagcgtgcatttcctgttcggaaagtggcgctgcggctttactgatagtaactacaatacaaggtgtctatatatatatatatagatatagatatatacatatgtatataataagtgtcacgatccgattttattttgtatttgcgtgcattcctgtttggaaagtggcactgtcctgatagtggtgattttattttggaattcttaacgtgcacttcctgtactgacagtggaggtgtcttgagagtggaggtctgcaccggaactgtcctgagagtggaggtctgcaggcagacccctctcgctTCGACTGCTtctgcctattggcgctgacgagccatggggccgccatcttggaccggtcacccgctctactcagtgtaatctgtccggcaggcgcaatgaagtgtcagcgcatttaatcaatcataactcgctgaatacaaaactgattttcacaatttctttctttctgcaaacgtcatatttgtaggcatgataccggacacatgattcggcgtattgaatattcatagtaggcttaacagcaatagaatattctggtatttgatagcctatatgttatgtatgataggtattttgcaaaagacacacgatatataatgtaggctaatatatacacacacacatgtaaaaaaacactaatggtctatatgatagagaagcagattgtgtaggcctactactcagctattttaataagttgaaaaatgaagaaacaataatacattatacatagacagaagttatatatcagtaaaaatgaatatctatatctatgtcagaaaaaatgaaaatctatatttatataaaaaatgtaaatgttcaagttaaacacaagaacatgacaccaccccgccccaaaccatatttacacaaagttgctcatgaaAGTTTAAATGAGCTAAAAGCCCTGAAAGAGGACTGTTTTGCAGAGATTCTTTCTCGTGCTCCCTTTCTGCAGGTCAAGAGAGGTGAGTTTGGCAATGTGGTGTAGTCTTATTTTCAGAAACACAGACACAACCAATGACAACAAGTCGGAATAATGGTTGTCGATGCCAAACTGCGTCTCCTCAATGTGTTCCCCAAGCTGAAAAACATCCTCCGTTCCAATCTCCTCCCGGACGATGTAGGTGACTGTGGACTCCTTTGGAGCTTGCCTTGTTGAAGCTTGGCGAATCaccctctctgcagctctcagCACCTTCACTGTGCCTTGTGATGGAATCACTAGGCCACCGTTGTTTTTCAGGGCTAGAAGGTGGTAGCTCTCATCAAATGATGAAGGTACAGCATCTCTGACCAAGCTTGCACGGCACACATCACAGGACAGCTTTCGCAGAATCTGCCGGACTACAAATCCTGCGATGTAGACCAGCGGGGCATTTTCCACCAGACCACCAAACCGAGTGGGAAGATAGCTGTGGTCACTCACAACAGCCGAAATGTTGGCGA of Pseudochaenichthys georgianus chromosome 10, fPseGeo1.2, whole genome shotgun sequence contains these proteins:
- the LOC117453943 gene encoding zinc finger protein OZF-like, translating into METEADGDDCRGPEPARDSDPESSLQPKTEDDTGDSSKDTDDSSEPDAEHSADWKETREPASGSNSLKNRQESFSDPRRSAENKPFSCSVCKKAFRHRRDLNPHMRIHTGEKAFKCSVCEKAFSRKENLKRHMRVHTGEKPFKCSVCKKAFSLIMNLKTHMIFHTGEKPFKCSVCEKAFLRRGSLKTHMIVHTGEKAFKCSVCEKAFSRKEHLKTHMRVHTGEKTHICSVCKKAFSHSGSLKEHMRVHTGEKPFKCSVCKKAFAMNMNLKTHMTVHTGEKPHICSVCKKAFAQSGSLKAHMRVHTGEEIYSCNVCDKRSKWRNHFKRHKCVGRQSSQLNEIQTEDNGEAEPPISSSAEHMETEADGEDNE